In a genomic window of Hippoglossus stenolepis isolate QCI-W04-F060 chromosome 17, HSTE1.2, whole genome shotgun sequence:
- the LOC118124640 gene encoding C3a anaphylatoxin chemotactic receptor: MSPNTSVPLHILKSSEDDHRTTVDIDTIMDTFSIVLYTLTVVLGITGNSVVIWVAGFKLKPNAMNVWLVNLAMADLIFCFTRTFSLIKKLFFGKWPFGVFLCKFNGFFKYANMFCSVFLLAVISLDRTLCVWLPVFTKRRRTLWAARVVAACVWAASIVLSSPYFVYRQVYLGKNNKTKCSFEVKETSQGDQSIKVALYSIRFICGFMLPFLVIIMCYFLTGLGIRRTRLSGKKRPLRILASLVIAFFLCWAPYHCLQLVKMVDSENKVVKIWHPVAKGLTYFNSCINPLLYFCMGLNVRGRFRQSLSGVCRKALADDVEGQMTQSNDLSLDYSGGSRQTAAVATRRSQAAVDVGKV; encoded by the exons ATGTCTCCTAACACCTCCGTGCCGCTCCACATCCTCAAGTCCTCTGAGGACGACCACAGGACAACGGTGGACATCGACACCATCATGGACACCTTCAGCATCGTCCTCTACACACTGACTGTGGTGCTCGGCATCACCGGGAACTCCGTGGTGATCTGGGTTGCTGGATTCAAGCTCAAG CCGAACGCCATGAACGTGTGGCTGGTGAATCTGGCGATGGCCGACCTGATCTTCTGCTTCACTCGCACCTTCTCCCTCATCAAGAAGTTATTCTTTGGCAAATGGCCCTTTGGCGTCTTCCTCTGCAAGTTCAACGGCTTCTTCAAATACGCCAACATGTTCTGCTCCGTCTTCCTGCTGGCAGTGATCAGTCTGGACCGAACGCTCTGCGTCTGGCTGCCCGTCTTCACCAAGCGACGGCGCACCCTGTGGGCCGCGAGGGTGGTGGCTGCCTGCGTCTGGGCGGCGTCGATCGTCCTCAGCAGTCCGTACTTCGTCTACCGACAGGTCTACCTGGGGAAGAACAACAAGACCAAGTGTTCTTTTGAGGTGAAGGAGACATCACAGGGCGACCAAAGCATCAAAGTTGCTCTTTACTCCATCCGCTTCATATGTGGCTTCATGCTGCCTTTCCTGGTCATCATCATGTGCTACTTCCTCACCGGCCTTGGCATCCGCCGCACACGTCTGTCTGGGAAAAAGCGTCCTCTACGTATATTAGCGTCCTTAGTGATTGCGTTCTTCCTGTGCTGGGCTCCGTACCACTGCCTCCAGCTGGTGAAGATGGTGGACAGTGAGAACAAGGTGGTGAAGATATGGCACCCTGTGGCAAAGGGCCTCACCTACTTTAACAGCTGCATCAACCCGCTGCTGTACTTCTGCATGGGGCTGAACGTGAGGGGGCGGTTCAGGCAGAGTCTGTCGGGGGTGTGCAGAAAGGCTCTGGCGGATGACGTGGAAGGACAGATGACCCAGTCCAACGACCTCTCCCTGGACTACAGTGGAGGATCGAGACAAACCGCTGCCGTGGCGACAAGAAGGAGTCAGGCAGCAGTGGACGTAGGTAAAGTTTGA